ATAATAAAAGGTTTAAGGGATTAAGGGTTCAAGAGTTAAAGGGATAAGAAACGTTATTAGCATCCGTGAAGAAGACAGATTTAGTGATTTTTTCGTAGCGCGAGGCTTTCAGCCTCGCAATGCGACCCTGAAAGGGTCGCGCTACGACAACCTTGTGAAAAAAATCGCAAAGTAAGAAAGAAAATCCTTGAATATGAGTCCGGAAAAGATTATATATAGAGTGGTGATAAAAAATGACTTTCTTAAGAAAATCTGTCTCTCCTTTTGGATGTTATCATCCAAAAGGAGAATCTGAGATTTCTCGTGGATGATAACATCCACGGAGAGCAATGGTGCGGTGAATAAAAATCCAATAACCGGAGGTTAATTGTATGACTTTTGATGAGAGACTGCAAAATGTGGCCATAATCGGGGCGGCTGGGAAGATGGGGAGCGGGATATCTCTGCTTTTAGCTCAGGAGATGGCAAGATTAAAAAATAAACCGGAAAATAAAGATAAAAATTATCGTTTATATTTGATCGATATTAACCTGGATCACCTGGCGGGTTTACAGCAATATCTTAGAGCTCAGTTGGTGAAGGCGGGGGAGAAAGCCTGCGTGATGCTCAGAGAAATGTACAAAGATAGACAGGATTTAGTGGAGAATCAGGATTGCATTAACCAGTACGTGGAGGATGCGCTCTCTTTTATCCGGACCGGAACGGATTTAAGTATAGTGAAAGACTCCAGAGTGATCTTCGAGGCGATTTTAGAGAAAAAAGATTTGAAGGTCGATCTTCTTAAGAAGATCGATAACCTCTGCGGCAAGGATACACTTTATCTTACCAACACCTCATCTATCCCCATAAATATTTTAAATAAAGAAGCCAATCTCAACGGGAGGATAATCGGGTTTCATTTTTATAATCCTCCCACGGTGCAGAAACTGGCAGAGTTGATCTCTGCTGATAATACTGTTCAGGAATTAAGAGATTTCTCCCTGGAGCTGGCGAAAAGATTGAGCAAGAAGATCGTGCCCTCAAATGACATAGCCGGGTTTGTAGGAAATGGGCATTTCCTGAGAGACGGTCTGTACGGTCTAAGAGAAGCCAAGAAGCTGGCTAAAGATTATTCCCTGCCTGGCGGACTTTATATAATCAACAAAATCAGCCAGGACCTGCTGGTCAGGCCTATGGGGATTTTCCAGTTGATCGATTACGTGGGAGTGGATGTTTTCCAGTCAATATCTGAGACTGTTGGCGGTTATATACCGGGTGAGGATTTGAAAGATGACCTTTTGAAAAAGATGTATGATAAAAAAGTCCTGGGTGGACAGAGAAGCGATGGTTCACAGAAAGACGGTTTTCTCAAATATGACAGGAACAGGCCAGTCGGAGTCTACGACATCGATAAAGGTGAGTATAAGCTTTTCGATCCGCAGGGATGGAGCGGAGAACTGGATAAAAAGTTAGGCGAGTATCCGGCAGGCTTTTATGCCTGGAGAAACCTGGTTGCTGACCCAAAGAAGAGTGATAAACTCAAGACTTTCTTCCAGAGTCTGAAATCCTCTAATACCCTGGGAGCAAAGTTAGCTTCAGCCTACCTGAAAAACTCCAAAGAGATCGGCGAACAGCTGGTGAAGATCGGTGTAGCTAAAACGGCTGAGGATGTGAATAACGTATTATTGAATGGGTTTTATCACTTATATGGTCCAATTAACGACTACATTTAAGGAGGTTTAAAATGACGAAATTCAGAAAAAAAGTCTATTTAACTGCGGGATATAACACCCTATCCTTTGGCTCAGGAAGAAAGGAGTTCAATCCAAAAAAAGCCAGACCAGGAATAGAACAGTACATAACTGAAGCGGGACGCGGGTCAATTGCCCAGATTTCCGACCCGAAAAATATCGATGAGGGGGTTATCTCCAATTTTATGGCTGCCAGGTTCTGCAAGCAGGGGAATTTGGCAGGTTTTATTCCGGAAATAGACCCGGCTCTGGAATACAAACCGTCTACCAGAGTTGAAGGCGCCTGCGGCTCCGGTGGTTTAGCTTTAGTTACTTCGATGAAAACGATCTTATCTGATCTTGCTGATACGGTGTTGACTCTCGGAGTCGAGGTTCAGAATACAGTTAAAGCAATTTACGGAGCAGATATTTTAGCCGGAGCGGGGCATTATGCTTCTGAGCGCAAAGAGGGACATGCCTACTTTTTCCCGGCTAAATTCTCAGATAGGGCTGGGGTTTATTATCAGAAATTCGGATACGAGCCTACCCGGAGGGGAATGGCTTTATGGTATGAGCAGATGATAAAGAATGCCCGGAAAAACCCAAAGGCTCAGGAGTATCAGAATTCAATTGAAGATTTGTTCGGTGCAGGCATGACTCCTCCTAATCCTAAAACTTTTGTAGAGAATCTCAACATCTATGACTGTTCAAAAGTCTCAGATGGTGCTTCCGCTCTTATATTTGCTTCAGAGGAAGGGCTTAAGAAACTGGGGATAGATAAAAAGGATGCCATCGAGGTCGTGGGTTATGGTCAATGTGAAGCTAATCTGACCAAACAGCCTGAAGACCCGACCAGACTTCTTA
This sequence is a window from Candidatus Zixiibacteriota bacterium. Protein-coding genes within it:
- a CDS encoding 3-hydroxyacyl-CoA dehydrogenase family protein: MTFDERLQNVAIIGAAGKMGSGISLLLAQEMARLKNKPENKDKNYRLYLIDINLDHLAGLQQYLRAQLVKAGEKACVMLREMYKDRQDLVENQDCINQYVEDALSFIRTGTDLSIVKDSRVIFEAILEKKDLKVDLLKKIDNLCGKDTLYLTNTSSIPINILNKEANLNGRIIGFHFYNPPTVQKLAELISADNTVQELRDFSLELAKRLSKKIVPSNDIAGFVGNGHFLRDGLYGLREAKKLAKDYSLPGGLYIINKISQDLLVRPMGIFQLIDYVGVDVFQSISETVGGYIPGEDLKDDLLKKMYDKKVLGGQRSDGSQKDGFLKYDRNRPVGVYDIDKGEYKLFDPQGWSGELDKKLGEYPAGFYAWRNLVADPKKSDKLKTFFQSLKSSNTLGAKLASAYLKNSKEIGEQLVKIGVAKTAEDVNNVLLNGFYHLYGPINDYI
- a CDS encoding 3-ketoacyl-CoA thiolase; its protein translation is MTKFRKKVYLTAGYNTLSFGSGRKEFNPKKARPGIEQYITEAGRGSIAQISDPKNIDEGVISNFMAARFCKQGNLAGFIPEIDPALEYKPSTRVEGACGSGGLALVTSMKTILSDLADTVLTLGVEVQNTVKAIYGADILAGAGHYASERKEGHAYFFPAKFSDRAGVYYQKFGYEPTRRGMALWYEQMIKNARKNPKAQEYQNSIEDLFGAGMTPPNPKTFVENLNIYDCSKVSDGASALIFASEEGLKKLGIDKKDAIEVVGYGQCEANLTKQPEDPTRLLTTQKAAEKAYQMTGLGPKDIGLLEVHDCFTITGILALEAAGFAKYGEGAALVESGKTRIDGEIPTNPGGGLIGFGHYVGGTGVRQAVDCIHELTGKANGYQVKINSNRPYAMMISMGGNDKTVTAMIFKKAE